A part of Capsicum annuum cultivar UCD-10X-F1 chromosome 6, UCD10Xv1.1, whole genome shotgun sequence genomic DNA contains:
- the LOC107874445 gene encoding uncharacterized protein LOC107874445 — translation MVSLVHCVPKKGGLTIVTNDEIELISTCTVTSWRICIDYRMLNEATRQDHCLIPFIDQMLDRLAEQEYYCFLDGCMPFDLCNASAIFQRCMITIFSDIEEEFLENLDRVLA, via the exons ATGGTTAGTCTGGTGCACTGTGTACCAAAGAAGGGAGGATTGACTATAGTGACCAATGATGAAATTGAGTTGATTTCCACATGTACAGTGACCAGTTGGAGGATCTGTATTGATTATCGGATGTTAAATGAAGCAACTCGTCAAGATCACTGTCTAATTCCCTTCATTGACCAAATGCTGGATAGATTAGCGGAGCAAGAGTATTATTGTTTTCTGGATGG ATGCATGCCCTTTGACTTATGCAATGCATCTGCtatatttcagagatgtatgattaCGATATTCTCTGACATAGAGGAAGAATTtttagag AATCTTGACAGAGTCCTAGCGTGA